A genomic region of Anopheles coustani chromosome 3, idAnoCousDA_361_x.2, whole genome shotgun sequence contains the following coding sequences:
- the LOC131259133 gene encoding 26S proteasome non-ATPase regulatory subunit 6, protein MPAENLEEQGLEKNPNLELSQCKFLLSLPEFAQDKKLSEKLLAAIKAENMAPWYEEVCADLGWTVDQKLLAEMKESNRKRLEQLDAAIDDAEKNLGEMEVREANLRKSEYLCRIGDKEKAISAFRKTYEKTVSLGHRLDIVFHNIRIGLFYLDHDLITRNIDKAKYLIEEGGDWDRRNRLKVYQGAYCIAIRDFKAAANFFLDTVSTFTSYELMEYSTFVRYTVYVAMISLPRNELRDKVIKGAEIQEVLHQTPDVKEYLFSLYNCQYADFFKHLAAVESVLRNDILFHPHYRYYVREMRISAYTQLLESYRSLTLQYMADAFGVSVDYIDAELSRFISAGRLHCRVDRVGGIVETNRPDSKNWQYQATIKQGDILLNRVQKLSRVINI, encoded by the coding sequence ATGCCGGCCGAAAACCTGGAAGAGCAGGGTTTGGAGAAAAACCCCAACCTGGAGCTGTCGCAATGCAAGTTTCTGCTTAGCTTGCCCGAGTTCGCACAGGACAAAAAGCTGTCGGAAAAGTTGCTGGCGGCTATCAAGGCGGAAAATATGGCCCCCTGGTACGAGGAGGTATGTGCCGACCTCGGTTGGACGGTTGACCAGAAGCTGCTGGCCGAAATGAAGGAATCGAACCGGAAGCGGCTGGAGCAGCTAGATGCGGCCATCGATGATGCGGAAAAGAATCTCGGCGAGATGGAGGTCCGCGAGGCGAACCTGCGCAAGTCGGAGTATCTGTGCCGCATCGGCGACAAGGAGAAGGCCATTTCGGCGTTCCGCAAAACGTACGAAAAAACCGTGTCCCTCGGGCACCGGTTGGATATTGTGTTCCACAACATTCGCATCGGGTTGTTCTACCTGGATCACGATCTCATCACGCGCAACATCGACAAGGCAAAGTATCTGATCGAAGAGGGTGGCGACTGGGATCGTAGAAACCGCCTGAAGGTGTACCAAGGTGCCTATTGCATTGCGATCCGCGACTTTAAAGCCGCCGCAAACTTTTTCCTCGACACCGTTAGCACTTTCACCAGCTACGAGCTCATGGAGTACTCGACATTTGTCCGCTACACGGTGTACGTGGCGATGATTAGCCTGCCCAGAAACGAACTGCGTGATAAAGTAATCAAGGGAGCAGAAATCCAGGAGGTACTCCATCAGACCCCGGATGTGAAAGAGTATCTGTTCTCGCTGTACAACTGCCAGTACGCGGACTTCTTCAAGCATCTGGCCGCGGTCGAATCGGTCCTGCGCAACGACATCCTGTTCCATCCGCACTACCGCTACTACGTCCGGGAGATGAGAATTTCCGCTTACACGCAGCTGCTGGAATCGTACCGCTCGCTAACCCTCCAATACATGGCGGACGCATTCGGGGTCAGCGTGGACTACATCGATGCGGAGCTGTCCCGGTTCATCTCCGCCGGACGGCTGCACTGTCGGGTCGACCGTGTCGGAGGTATTGTTGAGACCAACCGGCCGGATAGCAAGAACTGGCAGTATCAGGCCACCATCAAACAGGGAGATATACTGCTCAACCGCGTGCAGAAACTCAGTCGAGTAATCAACATTTAA
- the LOC131259137 gene encoding uncharacterized protein LOC131259137: MEDEEQYEEQTFVECYDPVAIVLSSIHHDTENLTEQLRKCAVTYDQLSGLVEEDLRLMGMTNSKAIQDVLSEVSQLSNQRRLYDGVLRDEFVPEEYVQTVSTNCTAHLRSINVMMNLIQLKLFINFPNNLLLDDTIYSSEWCLKLCEKINAKLGDIERVVKEEDKRKTKKTFVRKVGFSIMLLSGAIVFTFCCKNSISKLMG; the protein is encoded by the exons ATGGAGGACGAAGAACAGTATGAGGAGCAAACGTTCGTGGAATGTTATGATCCTGTTGCTATCGTGCTGTCTAGTATTCATCACGATACGGAAAACCTCACCGAACAACTACG AAAATGTGCGGTTACTTACGACCAATTAAGTGGCCTCGTAGAGGAAGACTTGCGACTGATGGGAATGACGAACAGCAAGGCGATTCAAGACGTATTGAGTGAAGTATCGCAGCTCTCCAACCAAAGGCGGCTCTATGATGG TGTTTTGCGCGATGAATTTGTACCAGAGGAGTACGTACAGACTGTGAGTACAAACTGCACCGCACATCTGCGATCGATCAATGTTATGATGAACCTCATACAGTTGAAGCTTTTCATTAACTTCCCCAATAATTTGTTGCTCGATGACACCATTTACTCATCGGAATGGTGTCTTAAGCTTTGCGAGAAAATCAACGCCAAGCTAGGTGACATCGAAAGGGTAGTAAAGGAAGAAGATAAGCGCAAAACAAAGAAGACGTTTGTTAGAAAAGTAGGGTTTTCTATTATGCTACTATCAGGTGCTATAGTATTTACCTTTTGTTGCAAAAATAGTATCTCAAAACTCATGGGCTAA
- the LOC131259268 gene encoding beta-galactosidase-like, whose protein sequence is MITFNILTIVVALALCGCCMQPIEGQQPDRKFSIDFQNDTFTMDGQPFQFISGSFHYFRALPESWRNILRSMRAAGLNTVMTYIEWSLHEPFPGQYRWDGIADLEKFIETAQSENLYVILRPGPYICAERDMGGFPHWLLTKYPAVKLRTYDIDYLREVQKWYSTLMPRVERFLYGNGGPVIMVSIENEYGSFQACDRLYMEYMKNLTVHFVEDKAVLFTNDGPELLECGSIPGILPTLDFGITNNPGQFWQRLRKFLPKGPLVNAEYYPGWLTHWMEPTARVDADMVVSSLRLMLNQKVNVNFYMFFGGTNFGFTAGANDVGPGKYSADITSYDYDAPLDEAGDPTPKYFAIRTALIEYFGDPGVPAPEKLPKMSLDTVWLERRGSLISKHGRKMLAKQMVAAPKPVSFEALNQHSGFLLYETTLAAGLNRDPYTLTVEHLHDRAYVHVDDVFQGILSRETNVYSMPLSVGLGTKLQLLVENQGRINYNIPNDFKGILGSVTVDSKPLNNWTITCFPLDSYQYMENFLNQQSNADEEDLNDAAAQIYYGTFMLGNETIYDTYLYPSEWGKGLVFINGFNLGRYWPLAGPQITLYVPRHILTKGSNHIVMIEYQKKIQYPYVQFIDKPIFN, encoded by the exons ATGATcacatttaacattttaacGATCGTAGTGGCGCTAGCCTTGTGTGGTTGCTGCATGCAGCCGATCGAAGGTCAACAGCCAGAC cGAAAATTTAGCATCGACTTCCAAAACGACACGTTCACCATGGACGGCCAACCGTTTCAGTTCATCTCCGGGTCGTTCCACTATTTTCGCGCGCTCCCAGAATCGTGGAGGAACATCTTGCGATCGATGCGAGCCGCCGGTTTGAACACCGTAATGAC CTACATCGAGTGGTCCCTGCATGAACCATTTCCGGGCCAATATCGCTGGGATGGCATAGCGGACCTGGAAAAGTTTATCGAAACCGCTCAAAGCGAAAACCTTTACGTCATTCTACGGCCAGGCCCATACATATGCGCCGAGCGGGATATGGGTGGTTTCCCGCATTGGCTGCTTACCAAGTATCCTGCCGTTAAGCTGCGCACGTACGATATAG ATTATTTAAGGGAAGTTCAGAAATGGTACAGTACGCTCATGCCACGCGTCGAACGATTTCTGTACGGCAACGGGGGACCGGTGATTATGGTTTCGATCGAGAACGAGTACGGATCTTTCCAAGCTTGCGATCGTCTGTATATGGAGTACATGAAAAATTTAACTG TTCACTTTGTGGAGGATAAAGCAGTTCTCTTCACCAACGATGGGCCCGAACTTCTGGAGTGTGGATCCATCCCTGGAATCTTACCCACTTTGGACTTTGGCATAA CTAACAATCCGGGCCAGTTTTGGCAAAGGCTTCGAAAGTTTCTTCCCAAAGGACCGTTAGTCAACGCTGAGTATTATCCCGGTTGGTTGACGCACTGGATGGAACCGACGGCTCGGGTCGATGCCGACATGGTGGTCAGCAGTTTGCGCCTTATGTTGAATCAAAAAGTGAACGTCAACTTCTACATGTTCTTCGGTGGAACCAACTTTGGTTTTACCGCCGGTGCGAACGACGTCGGACCGGGTAAGTACAGTGCGGACATCACGTCCTACGATTATGACGCACCGCTGGACGAAGCCGGTGATCCAACGCCCAAATACTTTGCCATCAGGACAGCGCTTATCGAG TACTTTGGTGACCCGGGTGTTCCGGCACCAGAAAAACTTCCCAAAATGTCCCTCGATACTGTGTGGTTGGAACGGCGGGGATCGCTGATATCAAAGCACGGCCGAAAGATGCTCGCGAAACAAATGGTAGCTGCACCCAAGCCTGTTTCGTTTGAGGCACTGAACCAACATTCTGGGTTTTTGCTGTATGAAACCACCCTAGCCGCAGGACTGAATCGCGATCCTTACACACTGACGGTTGAACATTTGCATGATCGTGCTTACGTGCACGTGGACGAT GTCTTCCAAGGTATTCTCTCTCGTGAAACTAACGTCTATTCCATGCCGCTGAGCGTTGGGCTCGGTACAAAACTGCAGCTGCTGGTGGAAAATCAAGGACGCATCAACTACAACATTCCCAATGACTTCAAAGGCATCCTAGGATCGGTAACGGTCGACAGCAAACCGCTGAATAATTGGACAATCACTTGCTTCCCTTTGGACAGCTATCAGTatatggaaaactttttaaaccAACAATCCAACGCCGATGAAGAAGACCTAAATGATGCTGCGGCCCAAATTTACTACGGAACGTTCATGTTAGGCAACGAAACGATCTACGATACCTATTTGTATCCGAGCGAATGGGGTAAAGGATTGGTTTTCATCAACGGTTTCAACTTGGGTCGATACTGGCCACTTGCTGGACCACAAATAACGCTCTACGTTCCTAGGCATATCCTGACGAAAGGTAGCAATCATATCGTAATGATTGAATACCAAAAGAAGATCCAGTACCCTTACGTTCAGTTCATCGATAAGCCGATATTCAATTAA
- the LOC131259132 gene encoding ABC transporter G family member 20, translated as MTAVEVISGYKFYGKAKDPNKKIVLNHLNMSVTRGSIYGLLGASGCGKTTLLSCIVGRKFLNDGEINVLGGTPGTAGSGVPGPRIGYMPQDIALVEEFTIKETIYYFGRIYGMSKEKIRERYKLLKHLLELPDDERYVGNCSGGQQRRVSFAAAMVHEPELLILDEPTVGLDPLLREKIWQYLVETTSTSKMAVIITTHYIEEAKQAGCIGLMRNGILLAEDSPGNILERFSCTSLEEAFLNLCQRHGPSEEADRNTHQTQALRAVTAAPDVKKTIPALATSDKKPAEGGGGGGGGLFGEKRKPITSTIKQLVSFTTKRRMNALLSKNFLQMVRQPAGMVFLFLYPIFQLVSFYIAIGGNPKGLRLGIVNEELTNIRQCFNESLVHTYYTDDYECDLYKVSCRFLEKLNRSIAIQEYYDTYEDAYRDARKGKIVGFIHFAENFTESLQDVRDNVREADDGSFLTSEIKVHLDKSDQQITFFLEKKLLQTYREFAESLMSDCRLSTQLANIPITFETPIYGTFDEEFTDFMAPGVVMTMIFFLATLITATIFITDRLEGVWDRTIVAGITALELLLAHIITQTSIMLLQCVEIVLLATFLFDAQNQGSNITVVGLLMLLGFAGMLYGLLISIFCDAQSTANFMATGSFYPMIILCGILWPLEGMPQYLQYVAYCFPFTIPSIAVRNVLTKGWSITNSQVYMGYGAVGVWIISLLLLCLLGLKIKR; from the exons ATGACGGCGGTGGAAGTAATATCCGGCTACAAATTCTATGGGAAGGCTAAGGATCCCAACAAAAAGATCGTACTGAACCACCTGAACATGAGCGTTACCCGGGGATCAAT CTACGGTCTTCTGGGTGCTTCCGGTTGCGGCAAAACGACGCTCCTCTCCTGCATAGTCGGGCGAAAGTTTCTGAACGATGGAGAAATCAACGTGCTGGGCGGAACGCCGGGCACGGCGGGCTCGGGAGTACCGGGACCCCGAATCGGCTACATGCCACAGGACATCGCACTGGTGGAGGAGTTCACGATCAAAGAAACCATTTACTACTTCGGTCGGATATACGGCATGTCGAAGGAGAAAATCCGCGAACGTTACAAACTGCTGAAGCATCTGCTGGAACTACCGGACGATGAACG TTACGTTGGGAACTGCAGTGGAGGGCAGCAGCGACGAGTGTCATTTGCCGCGGCCATGGTCCACGAGCCGGAGCTGCTCATCCTGGACGAGCCCACCGTCGGGTTGGATCCGTTGCTGCGCGAGAAGATCTGGCAGTACCTGGTGGAGACGACGAGTACAAGCAAAATGGCTGTGATTATAACGACACATTACATCGAGGAAGCGAAGCAGGCGGGATGC ATTGGCCTGATGAGGAACGGAATATTGCTGGCCGAGGACTCACCGGGCAACATACTGGAGCGCTTTTCCTGCACATCACTTGAGGAGGCGTTCCTGAACCTCTGCCAAAGGCACGGTCCCTCGGAGGAGGCCGACCGCAACACACACCAGACGCAAGCGCTACGGGCGGTGACGGCGGCACCGGATGTTAAGAAGACCATTCCGGCGTTAGCCACCAGCGACAAAAAGCCAGCCgagggtggcggtggcgggggAGGAGGTTTGTTCGGTGAGAAGCGGAAACCGATCACCAGCACGATCAAGCAGCTGGTCAGCTTCACGACCAAGCGGCGCATGAACGCGCTCCTGTCCAAGAACTTCCTGCAAATGGTCCGACAGCCGGC TGGAATGGTTTTTCTGTTCCTGTATCCGATCTTTCAACTGGTAAGTTTCTACATCGCTATCGGTGGCAACCCAAAGGGCCTACGGCTTGGTATCGTGAACGAAGAGCTGACCAACATCCGACAGTGCTTCAACGAATCGCTCGTCCATACCTACTACACGGACGACTACGAATGCGATCTGTACAAAGTGTCATGCCGGTTTTTGGAGAAACTCAATCGGAGCATTGCAATACAG GAATATTACGACACGTACGAGGATGCGTATCGGGATGCGCGGAAGGGTAAGATTGTGGGATTTATCCACTTTGCGGAAAACTTCACCGAGTCGCTGCAGGACGTTCGCGATAATGTGCGGGAGGCGGACGACGGTTCATTTCTGACGTCCGAGATCAAGGTGCACCTGGACAAGTCCGACCAGCAGATAACGTTCTTCCTCGAGAAAAAGCTGCTTCAGACGTACCGGGAGTTTGCCGAGAGTTTAATGTCCGACTGCCGGCTGAGCACACAGCTGGCCAACATTCCGATCACCTTCGAGACGCCCATTTATGGCACGTTCGATGAAGAGTTCACCGACTTCATGGCACCGGGTGTCGTAATGAC GATGATCTTTTTCTTGGCAACGTTGATCACCGCCACCATTTTCATTACCGATCGACTGGAGGGAGTTTGGGACCGTACGATCGTTGCAG GCATCACCGCACTGGAGCTTCTGCTGGCGCACATTATCACACAAACGTCCATCATGCTCCTCCAGTGTGTGGAAATTGTGCTGCTCGCAACATTCCTCTTCGACGCCCAGAACCAGGGCAGTAACATTACCGTCGTCGGACTGCTGATGCTCTTGGGCTTTGCGGGAATGTTATATG GTCTCCTTATATCGATCTTCTGCGACGCACAGTCCACAGCTAATTTCATGGCCACCGGTAGTTTCTATCCGATGATTATTCTGTGTG GTATTCTGTGGCCGTTGGAAGGAATGCCACAGTATCTACAGTACGTCGCGTATTGCTTCCCGTTCACCATCCCGTCGATCGCGGTGCGGAACGTTCTAACGAAAGGTTGGAGCATTACCAATTCACAGGTCTACATGGGCTACGGAGCGGTCGGCGTGTGGATCATTAGTTTGCTGCTGCTCTGTCTACTGGGGTTAAAAATTAAGAGATAA
- the LOC131259128 gene encoding biorientation of chromosomes in cell division protein 1-like 1, with translation MIDDPNFIDVIVQELKSQGLFDQFRKECLADVDTKPAYQNLRQRVDGTVNKFLAQQEWSDNIRYKNQLRDQLRKNIIDSGFLDTGVERIVDQVVNPKISTVFQPKVEEIVYNYLGIEKPKSSSVNGNESKPELLLEDLEAVSPDSDKKSEASVTSPLPPQPTENTEEDMEIDEELDESKEQDDFESPAFEPLEVRSPSKTKEEINDSNSSAISGLTSQESVESDDKEEEPPAEKPPTDSSNAPPVEELENPTTKDSDFSQEIAPNNDSQLSQVSSNSQLLTTTTTVPSTEEEPQPPQENERLDITEEAQMPTLFTNSADKPSEPTEGEGDDAEDGAKKKTFNFDKDEYDFVGTGRSTVIVRDHESSPVNLNIHKENDEEDTPTKTSTETPTEAPTKDAQVPSFSTQEDTTSQSEHSLKICEDTFSDDDTKEESQSADVHHDAVPRSPIKEKELSDASSFSFKSEPESKSKPASPKEPSNGLAPRKSIECEQINEEQDEAKEEGNKKIEEPEDPKKTPNSNAEDDHYEEHLKQQVKRRASDRDSDDSNDKSAPSGPPPPSGESKPTEETAVSTQEPPDNSTEQDKPTNSGAADSMESSEGLRNFGRTQGSVTPSRVDSSSSGIQSGDDSEKSPESLKTYAKSESIVLPVQPVVIDQMLTIVEDSQLERLLNGDTPTNDATLESLQRKWQSADGRVRKPKFASNFSEARRLMKVRKQMQREEQKCREQALAMAKKYITENKVIGAQMAEDQGIELEFVCDGKRKSPGPLISSPVPKAEPVQPNESDPDLLYFPEEGEVFPVNEAHLNFLRTQTNGLTFGRNFKLEHYRSEICTLSPEVAQPAKKATKRSASKKVAGPKAKRTSSTINGVAKELDVGADNQRVASLALRRQRSIRTNASHQLQEKNTPPSVGTDA, from the exons ATGATCGACGATCCGAACTTCATCGATGTAATAGTGCAGGAGCTGAAATCTCAAGGCCTTTTCGATCAGTTCCGGAAGGAATGTTTGGCAGACGTGGACACAAAACCTGCCTATCAAAACCTACGCCAGCGTGTCGATGGAACCGTGAATAAGTTTCTCGCCCAGCAGGAGTGGTCCGATAACATCCGTTACAAGAATCAGCTGCGGGACCAACTGCGTAAAAACATAATCGA CTCCGGTTTTCTGGACACCGGCGTCGAGCGCATCGTAGACCAGGTGGTGAATCCAAAAATATCGACCGTGTTTCAGCCAAAGGTGGAGGAAATCGTGTACAACTACCTCGGAATCGAAAAACCCAAATCTTCGTCGGTGAATGGCAATGAATCTAAACCGGAACTACTGCTGGAAGACCTCGAGGCCGTCAGTCCGGATTCGGATAAAAAATCGGAAGCTAGTGTCACTTCACCGCTGCCTCCTCAGCCTACGGAAAACACCGAGGAGGATATGGAAATCGATGAAGAGCTAGATGAATCGAAGGAACAAGATGACTTCGAATCGCCGGCCTTTGAACCGCTCGAGGTGCGATCACCGAGCAAGACCAAGGAGGAAATCAACGACTCCAATTCCTCTGCCATCAGTGGACTGACTTCGCAAGAGTCTGTTGAAAGTGACGACAAAGAGGAGGAACCACCGGCCGAAAAGCCACCCACCGATTCGAGTAATGCCCCACCGGTTGAAGAACTGGAAAATCCCACGACAAAGGATTCGGATTTCAGCCAAGAAATTGCACCGAACAATGATTCTCAACTTTCGCAAGTGTCCAGCAACAGTCAGCTActaacaacgacgacgacggtgccTTCGACTGAGGAAGAGCCTCAGCCGCCTCAGGAAAATGAGCGCTTGGATATCACCGAGGAAGCACAAATGCCAACACTGTTCACCAACTCAGCAGACAAACCCTCGGAGCCGACAGAGGGTGAAGGGGATGATGCCGAAGATGGGGCCAAGAAGAAGACGTTCAATTTTGATAAAGATGAGTACGATTTCGTTGGAACTGGCCGTTCCACGGTGATAGTGCGAGATCATGAGAGCAGTCCGGTGAACTTAAACATTCATAAAGAAAACGACG AGGAAGATACGCCTACGAAAACATCTACCGAAACTCCAACAGAAGCACCTACCAAAGATGCACAAGTGCCAAGCTTCTCCACGCAGGAAGACACTACATCGCAGTCGGAACATTCGTTGAAAATTTGTGAggacacatttagtgatgacGACACTAAGGAAGAATCCCAATCGGCTGACGTCCACCACGACGCTGTACCGCGGAGTCCAATCAAGGAAAAAGAGCTTTCCGACGCTAGCAGTTTCAGTTTTAAAAGTGAACCGGAAAGCAAGAGTAAACCCGCAAGTCCTAAGGAGCCATCGAATGGGTTAGCTCCAAGGAAATCCATCGAATGCGAGCAAATCAATGAAGAACAAGATGAAGCGAAGGAGGAGGGAAATAAGAAAATTGAAGAACCAGAAGATCCCAAAAAGACACCAAATTCAAATGCGGAAGATGACCACTATGAGGAGCATTTAAAACAACAAGTAAAACGTCGCGCTAGCGATCGCGATTCCGATGACAGCAACGATAAATCTGCACCGTCCGGACCACCACCTCCATCTGGAGAGAGCAAACCGACCGAGGAAACTGCCGTGTCAACACAAGAACCCCCAGACAATTCGACGGAGCAGGACAAACCAACAAATTCCGGTGCTGCGGATTCCATGGAATCGTCCGAAGGACTACGTAACTTTGGTCGAACACAAGGCTCCGTAACACCCTCACGGGTAGATTCGTCCTCCTCGGGCATCCAATCAGGTGATGACTCGGAAAAAAGTCCCGAGTCGTTGAAAACGTACGCAAAGTCCGAATCGATCGTGCTTCCCGTGCAACCGGTCGTAATCGATCAGATGCTAACGATCGTCGAGGACTCACAGCTGGAGCGACTACTGAACGGCGATACGCCAACAAACGACGCCACACTAGAATCACTGCAACGCAAGTGGCAGTCGGCCGATGGCAGGGTACGCAAGCCAAAGTTTGCTTCCAACTTTTCCGAAGCAAGACGCCTGATGAAGGTACGGAAGCAGATGCAACGCGAGGAACAAAAATGCCGCGAGCAGGCGCTTGCCATGGCGAAGAAATACATCACCGAGAACAAGGTGATCGGTGCGCAGATGGCCGAGGATCAGGGTATTGAGCTGGAGTTCGTTTGCGATGGCAAACGGAAGTCGCCGGGACCGCTAATCTCATCGCCTGTACCAAAAGCCGAACCGGTGCAACCGAACGAATCCGACCCAGATCTGCTGTATTTCCCCGAGGAAGGGGAAGTGTTCCCGGTTAACGAAGCGCACCTGAACTTTTTGCGAACGCAAACGAACGGCCTTACCTTTGGACGGAACTTTAAGTTGGAGCATTACCGTAGTGAAATTTGTACTCTGTCGCCTGAGGTGGCCCAACCGGCCAAAAAGGCTACCAAGCGCAGCGCAAGCAAGAAAGTCGCCGGTCCGAAGGCGAAGCGAACGAGCAGTACAATAAATGGCGTCGCAAAGGAGTTGGATGTGGGTGCGGATAACCAGCGTGTGGCCTCGCTTGCCCTCCGCAGACAACGATCGATCAGGACGAATGCTTCTCACCAGCTGCAAGAGAAAAATACACCACCCTCCGTTGGGACGGATGCGTGA
- the LOC131259135 gene encoding protein FAM50 homolog has protein sequence MAYYKGAASEGGRAAQLMKRRELAQQEVEFRKKKIEEDLKVSNIENKFAAHYDAVEQQLKSSTIGLVTLDEMKAKQEDIVREREKKLAQKKEEKDKEKLKALEAKLAEKDRQKRQIQALSFDPEDETGEDDEADGGGDSDASEEMPTKRSWKEQVPSGVKKIRKNPDVDTSFLPDREREERDNRLREELRQEWAMKQATLKDQEITITFSYWDGSGHRKSVAMKKGNSIYQFLQKCLEMLRKEFSELKTVMADQLMYVKEDLILPHHYTFYDFIVTKARGKSGPLFNFDVFDDIRMISDATVEKEDSHAGKVLLRSWYERNKHIFPASRWEPYDPTKVYDKYTIKDKSKK, from the exons ATGGCGTACTACAAGGGTGCCGCCTCCGAGGGAGGACGTGCGGCCCAGCTTATGAAGAGACGTGAATTGGCCCAACAGGAGGTCGAATTTCGCAAGAAGAAAATCGAGGAGGACCTGAAAGTGAGCAATATCGAGAACAAATTTGCCGCCCATTACGATGCGGTGGAGCAGCAGCTCAAAAGCTCCACCATCGGGTTGGTCACCCTGGATGAGATGAAAGCCAAGCAGGAGGACATTGTCCGGGAGCGCGAGAAAAAACTGGCCCAAaagaaggaggaaaaggaCAAGGAGAAACTGAAGGCACTGGAAGCGAAGCTGGCGGAGAAGGATCGTCAGAAGCGCCAAATTCAGGCTCTTTCATTTGATCCGGAAGACGAGACTGGAGAGGACGATGAGGCGGATGGAGGAGGAGATTCGGATGCATCGGAAGAGATGCCTACGAAACGCTCGTGGAAGGAACAGGTTCCGAGTGGCGTCAAGAAGATACGCAAGAATCCGGACGTTGATACCTCATTTTTACCCGATCGGGAACGGGAAGAGCGTGACAACAGGTTACGGGAGGAGCTGCGCCAAGAGTGGGCCATGAAACAAGCTACTTTAAAGGACCAGGAAATCACGATCACGTTCAGCTACTGGGATGGTTCCGGCCATCGCAAATCAGTTGCAATGAAGAAAG GTAATTCTATCTATCAATTCCTTCAAAAATGTCTCGAAATGCTACGGAAAGAGTTCAGCGAACTAAAGACGGTAATGGCGGACCAGCTGATGTACGTGAAGGAAGATTTGATCCTGCCGCATCACTACACATTCTACGACTTTATCGTAACGAAAGCACGCGGAAAAAGTGGACCGCTGTTCAACTTCGACGTGTTTGACGATATCCGTATGATAAGCGACGCAACGGTGGAGAAGGAAGATTCACACGCCGGCAAAGTTCTGCTAAGATCGTGGTACGAGCGTAATAAGCACATTTTCCCCGCTTCGCGCTGGGAACCGTATGATCCGACGAAGGTCTACGATAAGTATACCATTAAGGATAAGAGTAAGAAATAG